One segment of Cynocephalus volans isolate mCynVol1 chromosome 8, mCynVol1.pri, whole genome shotgun sequence DNA contains the following:
- the MRPS14 gene encoding small ribosomal subunit protein uS14m isoform X1 codes for MAVSTLGSLLRTLRQMVPLSASGQVRGYYVDWRMLRDVKRRKMAYEYADERLRINSLRKNTILPKDLQDVADEEIAAFPRDSCPVRIRNRCVMTSRPRGVKRRWRLSRIVFRHLADHGQLSGVQRAMW; via the exons ATGGCGGTCTCCACGTTAGGCTCGCTGCTGCGGACGCTCCGGCAG atgGTTCCTTTATCAGCTTCAGGCCAAGTTCGAGGTTACTATGTAGACTGGAGAATGTTGCGTGATGTGAAGAGACGAAAAATGGCCTATGAGTATGCAGATGAGAGGCTACGGATCAATTCGCTCAGGAAGAATACCATTTTGCCCAAAGATCTTCAG GATGTGGCCGATGAAGAAATCGCTGCCTTTCCCCGGGATAGCTGTCCTGTTAGAATCAGAAATCGGTGTGTTATGACTTCCCGCCCACGTGGTGTAAAGCGGCGCTGGAGGCTTAGTCGTATTGTCTTCCGTCATTTAGCCGACCATGGGCAACTTTCTGGGGTCCAGCGAGCAATGTGGTAA
- the MRPS14 gene encoding small ribosomal subunit protein uS14m isoform X2: MVPLSASGQVRGYYVDWRMLRDVKRRKMAYEYADERLRINSLRKNTILPKDLQDVADEEIAAFPRDSCPVRIRNRCVMTSRPRGVKRRWRLSRIVFRHLADHGQLSGVQRAMW, encoded by the exons atgGTTCCTTTATCAGCTTCAGGCCAAGTTCGAGGTTACTATGTAGACTGGAGAATGTTGCGTGATGTGAAGAGACGAAAAATGGCCTATGAGTATGCAGATGAGAGGCTACGGATCAATTCGCTCAGGAAGAATACCATTTTGCCCAAAGATCTTCAG GATGTGGCCGATGAAGAAATCGCTGCCTTTCCCCGGGATAGCTGTCCTGTTAGAATCAGAAATCGGTGTGTTATGACTTCCCGCCCACGTGGTGTAAAGCGGCGCTGGAGGCTTAGTCGTATTGTCTTCCGTCATTTAGCCGACCATGGGCAACTTTCTGGGGTCCAGCGAGCAATGTGGTAA